Part of the Maridesulfovibrio sp. genome, CCGGTGGAATGGTACTGGCTCTGAAATGCCAGAAGCCCATCGCCCCGGTGGTTATGTACGGCATTAACAAGGTCTGCAAAAAACACAGCCTGTGGATGAATCCGTTTCAGGAGATCAAAATCAAGGCCCTGCCGCCCATTGATATTTCAGAATACAAAGTCCGTGACCGCGTCAAACTCAAGGAACAGCTCGAAGCAGTTATGGGTGCAGCCTATGCGGAGCTAAAAGATGAATGATCCCCAGCTTACAGTATGTCCGCTTGGGGGCCTTGGTGAAATCGGTCTGAATTGTATGATGCTCAGCACTGCTGAAACGGCAGTAGTGATCGACTGCGGGCTCATTTTTCCAGATGACGCCCTTTTCGGTGTGGATATAGCTATTCCCCGCTTTGACCATATCATGGCCATGAAGAACACCTTAAAAGGGATCGTGCTCACCCACGGACATGAGGACCATATCGGTGCTTTGCCGTGGTTGCTTCCTTATATAGATGTACCCGTCTACGGTTCCAAGTTTACCCTTGGACTGGTGGAAAACAAACTTCGTGAACATAATCTTGAAGATTACGTTGACCTGCGCGTTGTAAACCCGCATGACCGGGTGGAATTGGGCGACTTGGCTTTTAATTTTTTCCCTGTCTGCCATTCCATTATCGAAGGCTATGCGTTGGGTATTGAAACACCAGTAGGCCGGGTAATCCATACTGGCGATTTCAAGATTGACCGCAACCCGCTGGATGGACACGAAACGGACCTTGAAGCCATTGCAAAATTTTCCGAATCTGGTGTCACCCTGCTTTTCTCTGATTCCACCAACGTTGAACAGGATGGATACGCCCTCACCGAAAATGAAATCAAAAACACCATGCGCGACCTCTTTATTGAAGCAGAAGGCCGCATTCTGGTTACCCTCTTCTCCAGCCATATTCAGCGCATGCAGGAAATTTTTGACCTTGCCGTGGAAGCTAGACGCAAGGTTGGAGTCAGCGGAAAATCCTTGGCCCGCAATATCGAACTTGCCCGCGATCTTGGCAAATTGCGTTTTCCGGGCGGAACACTCATAGACCTCGAAGATCTCCCCGATTATCGCGATGATGAAATAGTTCTGCTGGTAACCGGGTCTCAGGGCGAATCTTTGGCCTCCCTTTCACGCCTTTCCACCGGAGACCACCGCCAGCTTTCCATCAAGGAAGGCGACCTTGTTTTAATGTCCTCGCGTTTTATTCCGGGCAACACCAAAGCCATCACCAGAGTCATCAACAGACTTTACAAGCTTGGCGCAGAAGTTCTTTATGAAAA contains:
- a CDS encoding ribonuclease J yields the protein MNDPQLTVCPLGGLGEIGLNCMMLSTAETAVVIDCGLIFPDDALFGVDIAIPRFDHIMAMKNTLKGIVLTHGHEDHIGALPWLLPYIDVPVYGSKFTLGLVENKLREHNLEDYVDLRVVNPHDRVELGDLAFNFFPVCHSIIEGYALGIETPVGRVIHTGDFKIDRNPLDGHETDLEAIAKFSESGVTLLFSDSTNVEQDGYALTENEIKNTMRDLFIEAEGRILVTLFSSHIQRMQEIFDLAVEARRKVGVSGKSLARNIELARDLGKLRFPGGTLIDLEDLPDYRDDEIVLLVTGSQGESLASLSRLSTGDHRQLSIKEGDLVLMSSRFIPGNTKAITRVINRLYKLGAEVLYEKVQGIHASGHAHREELRIMLETVRPKYFIPVHGEYRHLIKHSRLAVETGVAPERSLVIEDGEPVTFLLHGIRFEENVPVQCTLVDGKGVGDVGQTVLKERQLLAGEGLVIVALIVDVNTGEILKGPEVTSKGFVFEQQYSHLLEDAKCIVLDVFENIPPGHTNKLKERIRSALRRFFRKVLGRDPVVIPLVISLTGDEEKDIDAKCDKCIL